AAGCGGACGCCCGCCAAGAAGTCCGCGGGGACCTCGTCCACCTCGTCCACCTCGGGGCGTGGCCGCCGCTCACCCAAGAGTGCCTGACCGCACACCGACACGCCGGGGCGCCCTCCCACCGTCCGGCCGGGCTGGGTGGTACCAAGGTGCCGCAACCCCTACCGGCGGAAGGTGTCAGACATGGAGTGCCCCAGCTGCGCACGGGACCTCGACCACTGCCACGGCACCCTCGTCCTGCACGTGGACGCCCTGGTGGACTGCACCGAACCGGACTGCACGGACACCGACCTGGTGCGGCACCGCCTCACGATCCGGTGCGACGAGGTGGACGGCGGCTGCATCTGCACGGCCGACCACACCGTCGAGTACGCGCAAGCGTCCTGATCACCGCACCACGTTGAGCAGCGGCTCGCCGCGCGCGAAGCGTTCGAGCTGCTGCTCCACCAGCCGCTTCGCCCGCGGGTAGAACGAGTCCGAACCCCCTGCCACGTGCGGGGTGATGATCGATCCCGGCAGCTGCCACAGCGGGTGCTCCGGCGGCAGCGGCTCCGGGTCCACCACGTCGAGCGCGGCCCGCAGCCGGCCGTCCGAGACCTCCTTCGTCAGGGCCGCGGTGTCGATCGCGGTACCGCGGCCGACGTTGACCACCAGCGCCCCGTCCGGCAGGGCCGCCAGTTCCGGTGCGCCGATCAGCCCGCGGGTGGCCGGGGTGTCCGGCAGGATCAGTACGACGATGCTCGCGCCCGGCAGGAGGTCCGCCAGCTCGTCGACGCCGTGCACGCCCGCGCGCGGGGTGCTCGCCACGCGCACCACATCGGCCTCGCCGGCCAGCAGGTACCGCTCGATGGCCTGGCCGATCGAGCCGTAGCCGACCAGCAGGACGCGCTCGTCGGCGAGCGAGCGGGTGTGCTCGCGGTCCCAGGAGCCGGTGCGCTGCTGGCGGAACCAGCGCGGCAGGTTCCGCTGCGCGGCCAGGATCAGCGCGAGCGTGTGCTCGGCGACGCTCAGGTCGTGCAGGCCACGGCCGTTGGCCAGCGTGACGCCCGCGGGGATCAGCGGCCGCAGGCTGTCCACGCCCGCCGACAGCGACTGCACCGCCTTCAGCGATGGCATCCGCGCGATGAGTTCCGGCGGTTGCGGGCCGCTGTCGTAGGGCAGCACGTAGAACTCGACGCCGTCCAGGCCGGGCGGCGTCCCGGTGCCGTCGTAGCAGGCGGCTTCCAGGCCGGCCGGGACGGCGACATCGGACCAGGGGAGCAGAACTCGGGGCGTCATGCGACCTTCCTCTTCGGGGAGCGAACGGCGAACAGGACCAGCGCGGATGCGGCCATCGTGCCCGCCAGCATCAGGAACGCCGCGGCGTCGGTGCCGGTGGCGGTGCGCAACCAGCCCACCAGGTAGGTGCCGAGGAAGCCACCCAGGGCGCCGGCTGCGTTGACCAGCGCGACGGCGACCCCGGCGGTGCGGCGCGGCAGCAGCTCCGGGATCATCGCGAAGAACGGCCCGTAGGGCGCGTACATCGCGATCCCGGCGAGGATCAGCAGCGGGAACGACAGCCAGAAGGCGTTGTGGCCCGCCAGGTAGGAGCCGTAGAACGTGATCGCGCCGGCGAACAGCCACGGCCACACGTACCGGATCCGGCGGTGGGCGCGGTCGGACAGGCGCGAGTTGAGCAGCATTGCGACCACGGCGAAGGCGTAGGGCACTGCCGACAGCAGGCCGGTGGCGCCGATGCCGGCCGATGAGCCGGCCTTCACGATCGAGGGCAGCCAGAACACGAACCCGTAGACGCCGATGCTCCACAGCAGGTACTGCGCGGCGAGGATCAGCACGGACGGGGTGCGCAGGGCCTCGCTGAGCGGGTGGCGCTCCCCGGTCTCCGCGGTCGTCGCGAGTTCGGCCTGTTCCGCGGCGATCGCGGTGTCGACGGCCGCGCGTTCGGCCGGCGCCAGCCACGCCGCGTCGGCGGGGCGGTCGCGGACCTGCGAGCGGAAGACGAACGCCCAGACCAGCGCCGGGATGCCCTCGATGATGAACATGCCCCGCCAGTTGGTGGCCTCGACCAGGTAGCCCGAGGCCGCGGACAGCCACATGACGGTCACCGGGTTGCCGAGGATGAGGAAGGCGTTGGCCCGCCCGCGTTCGGCCTTCGTGAACCAGCGCGCGAGCAGGACCACGAGCGCGGGCAGCACCGCGGCCTCGACGGCGCCGAGCAGGAAGCGGACCACGATCAGCAGCACGACGGAGCTGAGCAGTCCCTGCAGCGTGGCGAGCAGGCCCCAGGCCAGCACCGACCAGAAGATCAGGCCGCGGACGCTGCGGCGGTCGGCGTAGAGCACCCCGGGGACCTGCAACAGGAAGTAGCCGGCGAAGAACGAGGCTCCGATGAGGCCGGACGTCGAACTCGTGATGCCCAGGTCCTCGGCCATGCCCCCGGCCGCGGCGATGGAGAAGTTCGAGCGGTCGAGGTAGGCCAGGCTGTAGGTGACGAAGACGATCGGGATCAGGCGCAGCCAGCGCTGTCTCCCCGGCGTCGTCGCCCTGCCGGTCACTGGCGGGCTCCCCATGTCGGCCTCCTTGCCGTTCTTTCCATAATATGGAAAACTATTCCGCGATATGGTGCCCGATGAGTGTGGGACCTCGGCCGGACGGCGTCAAGGGGTGGTGTGTGGCCGACATGGTGGGCAAGGCCCTGCGGGTGCTGTCGCTGCTCGGTGAGTACCCGGACGGGGTCGGGCTGTCCGAGCTGGCGCGGCGCGCGGGCTACCCGGTGAGCACCACGCACCGGCTGCTGAGTTCGTTGCAGGAGCAGGGTTTCGCGCGCAGCGACCCGGGATCCAAGCGGTACGCGCTGGGGTTGCGGCTGTTCGAGCTGGGGCAGCGGGTGTCGCACGCCCGCGGCTTCGCCGGGGTGGCGTTGCCGGTGCTGCGGACGCTGACGGAACAGACCGGCGAGCCGACGCTGATGGCGGTGCTC
The sequence above is a segment of the Amycolatopsis viridis genome. Coding sequences within it:
- a CDS encoding 2-hydroxyacid dehydrogenase gives rise to the protein MTPRVLLPWSDVAVPAGLEAACYDGTGTPPGLDGVEFYVLPYDSGPQPPELIARMPSLKAVQSLSAGVDSLRPLIPAGVTLANGRGLHDLSVAEHTLALILAAQRNLPRWFRQQRTGSWDREHTRSLADERVLLVGYGSIGQAIERYLLAGEADVVRVASTPRAGVHGVDELADLLPGASIVVLILPDTPATRGLIGAPELAALPDGALVVNVGRGTAIDTAALTKEVSDGRLRAALDVVDPEPLPPEHPLWQLPGSIITPHVAGGSDSFYPRAKRLVEQQLERFARGEPLLNVVR
- a CDS encoding MFS transporter codes for the protein MGSPPVTGRATTPGRQRWLRLIPIVFVTYSLAYLDRSNFSIAAAGGMAEDLGITSSTSGLIGASFFAGYFLLQVPGVLYADRRSVRGLIFWSVLAWGLLATLQGLLSSVVLLIVVRFLLGAVEAAVLPALVVLLARWFTKAERGRANAFLILGNPVTVMWLSAASGYLVEATNWRGMFIIEGIPALVWAFVFRSQVRDRPADAAWLAPAERAAVDTAIAAEQAELATTAETGERHPLSEALRTPSVLILAAQYLLWSIGVYGFVFWLPSIVKAGSSAGIGATGLLSAVPYAFAVVAMLLNSRLSDRAHRRIRYVWPWLFAGAITFYGSYLAGHNAFWLSFPLLILAGIAMYAPYGPFFAMIPELLPRRTAGVAVALVNAAGALGGFLGTYLVGWLRTATGTDAAAFLMLAGTMAASALVLFAVRSPKRKVA